A region from the Spiroplasma taiwanense CT-1 genome encodes:
- the uvrB gene encoding excinuclease ABC subunit UvrB: MKKEFKKFNLVTEFTPGGDQPKAIKDLIEGIKANKKHQVLMGATGTGKTFTMANIIKDLNKPTLVLAHNKTLAMQLYIELKELFPNNRVEYFVSNFDFYQPEAYIPSRDLYIDKDAKRNNDLEMMRLSAMNALMIRQDTIVVASVAAIYATQDPKEYGNVFFELNVGQILSKKQLLTFLIQTGYTRNETNLDMGCFSAKGDVIKIAPSWTDKFNLRISMFGDEIESLDLIDVLNNTVEERLHMFTIFPAAAYVTNFDKMKLVVENIEKELILRVKELEKEGKLIEADRLTKRTKYDMETLTEFGICSGIENYSAHLDFRPKGVPPFSLIDYFGDDFLTIIDESHMMIPQIRGMFNTDRSRKETLVAHGFRLPSALDNRPLNFEEFAGKLKNVIYTSATPGDYELNLVENKVVEQIIRPTGLIDPIIEIRGTMNQMNEIVQNVNQIVEKKQKVFITTLTIRASEDITTYLQSRSIKVAYLHSELKTLERNQILIDLRKGVYDVIVGVNLLREGLDIPEVSLVCILDADKQGFLRNTRSLIQTVGRAARNAEGRVIFYADSVSPAMKEAIEETDRRRNIQIEYNLKNNIIPKTITKKISDFGMDINIRNKIDELSKLNKKDKIKNKEKLIEDLRKQMLFAAKEQNYEKAAELRDLILEIQSEE; encoded by the coding sequence ATGAAAAAAGAGTTTAAGAAATTTAATTTAGTAACTGAATTTACTCCAGGTGGTGATCAACCAAAAGCTATAAAAGATTTAATTGAGGGTATTAAAGCAAATAAAAAACATCAAGTTTTAATGGGAGCTACTGGTACAGGTAAAACATTTACAATGGCAAATATTATAAAAGATTTAAATAAGCCCACTTTAGTTTTAGCACATAATAAAACATTAGCAATGCAATTGTACATAGAATTAAAGGAATTGTTCCCAAATAATAGAGTGGAATATTTTGTTTCTAATTTTGATTTTTATCAACCAGAAGCTTATATTCCTTCAAGAGATTTATATATTGATAAAGATGCAAAAAGAAATAATGATTTGGAAATGATGAGATTAAGTGCAATGAATGCATTAATGATTAGACAGGATACAATTGTTGTTGCTAGTGTTGCTGCAATTTATGCAACTCAAGACCCAAAAGAATATGGAAATGTTTTTTTTGAATTAAATGTTGGGCAAATTCTTTCAAAAAAACAATTATTAACTTTTTTAATTCAAACTGGTTATACAAGAAATGAAACAAACTTAGACATGGGATGTTTTAGTGCAAAAGGTGATGTGATAAAAATTGCACCAAGTTGAACAGATAAATTTAATTTAAGAATTTCAATGTTTGGAGATGAAATTGAATCATTAGATTTAATTGATGTTCTAAATAATACAGTTGAAGAAAGATTACATATGTTTACAATTTTTCCAGCTGCAGCTTACGTTACAAATTTTGATAAAATGAAACTAGTTGTTGAAAATATAGAAAAAGAGTTAATATTAAGAGTTAAAGAATTAGAAAAAGAAGGAAAACTTATTGAAGCAGATAGACTTACAAAAAGAACTAAATATGATATGGAAACATTAACAGAATTTGGAATTTGTAGTGGAATTGAAAATTACTCAGCACATTTAGATTTTAGACCAAAAGGAGTTCCTCCATTTTCATTAATTGATTATTTTGGAGATGATTTTTTAACAATAATCGATGAATCACATATGATGATCCCTCAAATTAGAGGAATGTTTAACACAGATAGAAGTAGAAAAGAAACATTAGTTGCGCACGGATTTAGATTACCAAGCGCTTTAGATAACAGACCACTTAATTTTGAAGAATTTGCAGGTAAATTAAAAAACGTCATTTATACTTCAGCAACTCCTGGAGATTATGAGTTAAATTTAGTAGAAAATAAAGTTGTAGAGCAAATAATTAGACCAACTGGCTTAATTGATCCGATTATTGAAATAAGAGGAACAATGAATCAAATGAACGAAATAGTTCAAAATGTAAATCAAATTGTTGAAAAAAAACAAAAAGTATTTATTACAACTTTAACTATTAGAGCTTCAGAAGATATTACAACTTATTTACAATCAAGAAGTATAAAAGTAGCATATTTACACTCAGAATTAAAAACTTTAGAAAGAAATCAAATATTAATAGATTTAAGAAAAGGGGTTTATGATGTAATTGTAGGAGTAAATTTACTAAGAGAAGGATTAGACATTCCAGAAGTAAGTTTGGTTTGCATTTTGGATGCAGATAAACAAGGTTTTTTAAGAAATACAAGAAGTTTAATTCAAACTGTTGGACGAGCAGCAAGAAATGCTGAAGGAAGAGTTATTTTTTATGCTGATTCAGTTTCACCTGCTATGAAAGAAGCGATTGAAGAAACAGATAGAAGAAGAAATATTCAAATAGAATATAATTTAAAAAATAATATTATTCCAAAAACTATTACTAAAAAAATAAGTGATTTTGGAATGGACATAAATATTAGAAATAAAATTGATGAATTATCAAAATTAAATAAAAAAGATAAAATAAAAAATAAGGAAAAATTAATTGAAGATTTAAGAAAACAAATGTTGTTTGCAGCAAAAGAACAAAATTATGAAAAAGCAGCAGAATTAAGGGATCTAATATTAGAAATTCAATCAGAGGAGTAA
- the uvrA gene encoding excinuclease ABC subunit UvrA: MNKKIIVKGAREHNLKNVNIEIPKEKLIVFTGLSGSGKSSLAFNTIYAEGERRYIESLSSFSRQFLKSVEKPDVDEIEGLSPAISIDQKTTSHNPRSTVGTTTEIHDHLRLLFASIGTPVCINGHGQIKASSLKEIIETLKKETRDNEQIFILASLVRDKKGTHKEIFQKLKKENFLRVQVNGEIKNLEEEIILEQNKRHNIDIVVDRLIFKNEDEDLQSRIYSAIEIGLTYSNGLIKILYPNKNNTTKLFSTKYSCSECGFAIPNLEANLFSFNKKNGACETCSGLGVNLEADPALIIPDLSLSINSGGILYYKNLVDSQNIEWQRFKLLCDYYLVDLNQAISSLDEKQMTALLWGSHEPIETKIVTSSGNVLRSFDFIEGVASLIERRYIETKSEDNRKYYGKYMMSKVCKTCDGKRLNEIALSVKINDISIADFVEMTIEDEFNFLLNLKLTEQQEKIASLVLNQLLSRISFLNEVGLNYLTLSRSATTLSGGESQRIRLAKQLGSKLSGVLYVLDEPSIGLHQRDNDKLITTLKKLRDLGNTLIVVEHDEDTMKEADWIVDIGPGAGIHGGEIVAQGTYEEICKNLNSLTGKYLSKQLSIPIPKKRRGGNGLKIEIQQANENNLKNIDVTLPLGKFITITGVSGSGKSTLVEEIIYKGLRKELNKELIKPGKYKRIKGWENVDKIIYVSQDPIGKTPRSNPATYTSVFDDIRDLYAEIPESKIRGYKKGRFSFNVPGGRCDGCQGDGVVRVDMQFLGFVEVICEICDGKRYNEETLQVKYKGKHIWDILSMTVQEANLFFENIPKIKEKLETILAVGLGYIKLGQNATTLSGGEAQRVKLSTFLLKKSTGKTLFLLDEPTTGLHIDDVRRLIDVLNILVDQGNTVLTIEHNLDFIKVSDYIIDLGPEGGSGGGTILATGTPEQIIKVESSYTAKYLKEYLND, translated from the coding sequence ATGAATAAAAAAATTATTGTAAAAGGTGCAAGAGAACATAACCTTAAAAATGTAAATATTGAAATACCAAAGGAAAAATTAATTGTTTTTACTGGTTTATCCGGAAGTGGGAAATCTTCTTTAGCCTTTAACACAATTTACGCTGAAGGTGAAAGAAGATATATTGAATCTCTATCATCTTTTTCTCGTCAATTTCTTAAATCAGTTGAAAAACCAGATGTTGATGAAATTGAGGGATTAAGTCCTGCTATTTCAATTGACCAAAAAACAACAAGTCATAATCCACGTTCAACTGTTGGAACAACAACAGAAATTCATGATCATTTAAGGTTATTATTTGCAAGTATTGGAACACCTGTTTGTATTAATGGGCATGGTCAAATTAAAGCTTCTTCATTAAAAGAAATAATAGAAACATTAAAAAAAGAAACCCGGGATAATGAGCAGATTTTTATTTTAGCATCTTTAGTTAGGGATAAAAAAGGAACACATAAGGAGATATTTCAAAAACTTAAAAAAGAAAATTTTTTGAGAGTACAGGTAAATGGAGAAATAAAAAATTTGGAAGAAGAAATTATTTTAGAACAAAATAAAAGACATAATATTGATATCGTTGTAGATAGATTAATTTTTAAAAACGAGGATGAAGATTTACAATCAAGAATTTATTCTGCAATTGAAATTGGCTTAACTTATTCAAATGGATTAATAAAAATTTTATATCCAAATAAGAATAATACAACAAAGTTATTTTCTACAAAATATTCTTGTAGTGAATGCGGATTTGCAATTCCAAATTTAGAAGCAAATTTATTTTCCTTTAATAAAAAAAATGGAGCTTGTGAAACTTGCTCAGGGCTCGGTGTTAATTTAGAAGCAGATCCTGCATTAATAATTCCTGATTTATCTTTATCAATTAATTCAGGAGGAATTTTGTATTATAAAAATTTAGTAGATAGTCAAAATATTGAATGACAAAGATTTAAACTTCTTTGTGATTATTATTTAGTAGATTTAAATCAAGCAATTTCTTCATTAGACGAAAAACAAATGACCGCTCTATTATGAGGAAGTCATGAACCAATTGAAACAAAAATTGTAACATCAAGTGGAAATGTTTTAAGATCATTCGACTTTATTGAAGGTGTTGCAAGTTTAATTGAAAGAAGATATATTGAAACAAAATCTGAAGACAATAGAAAATATTATGGAAAATATATGATGTCAAAAGTTTGTAAAACTTGTGATGGAAAAAGATTAAATGAAATTGCATTAAGTGTAAAAATAAATGATATATCAATTGCAGATTTTGTGGAAATGACAATTGAAGATGAATTTAATTTTTTATTAAATTTAAAATTAACTGAACAACAAGAAAAAATTGCAAGCTTAGTTTTAAATCAATTACTTTCAAGAATTAGTTTTTTAAATGAAGTAGGACTAAATTATTTAACTTTATCAAGATCTGCAACAACTTTGTCTGGGGGAGAATCACAAAGAATAAGATTGGCAAAACAACTTGGATCAAAACTTTCAGGTGTACTTTATGTTTTAGATGAACCATCAATTGGTTTACATCAAAGAGATAATGATAAATTAATTACCACCTTAAAAAAATTAAGAGATTTAGGAAATACTTTAATTGTTGTTGAACATGATGAGGATACTATGAAGGAAGCTGATTGAATTGTTGATATTGGACCAGGAGCAGGAATTCATGGAGGAGAAATTGTTGCACAAGGAACATATGAAGAAATCTGCAAAAATCTAAATTCATTGACAGGTAAATATCTTTCAAAACAGCTATCAATTCCAATTCCTAAAAAAAGAAGAGGAGGCAATGGTTTAAAAATTGAAATCCAACAAGCAAATGAAAATAATTTAAAAAATATTGATGTTACACTTCCTCTAGGAAAATTTATAACAATAACTGGTGTTAGTGGAAGTGGTAAATCAACCTTAGTTGAAGAAATTATTTATAAAGGTTTGAGAAAAGAATTAAATAAAGAATTAATTAAACCCGGAAAATATAAAAGAATTAAGGGTTGAGAAAATGTTGACAAAATAATTTATGTTTCACAAGATCCAATTGGTAAAACACCAAGATCAAACCCAGCAACATATACTTCTGTTTTTGATGATATTAGAGACTTATATGCAGAAATTCCTGAATCAAAAATTAGAGGATATAAAAAAGGAAGATTTAGTTTTAATGTTCCTGGGGGTAGATGTGACGGTTGTCAAGGAGATGGGGTTGTTAGAGTTGACATGCAATTTTTAGGTTTTGTTGAAGTTATTTGTGAAATTTGTGATGGAAAAAGATATAATGAAGAAACACTACAAGTAAAATACAAAGGTAAACATATTTGAGATATTTTAAGTATGACTGTTCAAGAAGCAAATTTATTTTTTGAAAATATTCCAAAAATTAAAGAAAAACTTGAAACTATATTGGCGGTTGGATTAGGTTATATAAAATTGGGACAAAACGCAACAACTTTATCTGGAGGAGAAGCACAAAGAGTAAAACTTTCTACTTTTCTATTGAAAAAATCAACTGGTAAAACATTATTTTTATTAGATGAACCAACAACAGGTTTACATATTGATGATGTTAGAAGACTAATTGATGTCTTAAATATTTTAGTAGACCAAGGCAACACTGTTTTGACAATAGAACATAATTTGGATTTTATAAAAGTTTCAGATTATATTATTGATTTAGGTCCTGAAGGAGGAAGTGGTGGGGGAACTATTTTAGCAACAGGAACTCCAGAACAAATTATTAAAGTAGAATCAAGTTATACTGCAAAATATTTAAAGGAATATTTAAATGATTAG